In Pseudomonas sp. R76, one genomic interval encodes:
- the purD gene encoding phosphoribosylamine--glycine ligase, with product MNVLIIGSGGREHALAWKVAQDPRVQKVFVAPGNAGTAIEAKCENVAIDVLALEQLADFAEKNVSLTIVGPEVPLVAGVVDLFRSRGLDCFGPTAGAAQLEGSKAFTKDFLARHKIPTADYQNFTEIEPALAYLREKGAPIVIKADGLAAGKGVIVAMTLQEAEDAVRDMLAGNAFGDAGSRVVIEEFLDGEEASFIVMVDGKNVLPMATSQDHKRVGDGDSGPNTGGMGAYSPAPVVTAEVHKRVMDLVIWPTVRGMADEGNVYTGFLYAGLMIDKAGNPKVIEFNCRFGDPETQPVMLRLQSSLVLLVEAALAQALDKVEAQWDPRPSVGIVLAAGGYPADYAKGDVIEGLDAAATLEGKVFHAGTALKDGKVVTAGGRVLCATAMGASVDAAQQQAYKLAAKIDWKGCFYRTDIGYRAIARERGENQ from the coding sequence ATGAATGTTTTGATCATTGGCAGCGGTGGCCGTGAACACGCCCTGGCCTGGAAAGTAGCCCAGGACCCACGCGTCCAGAAAGTATTCGTGGCTCCCGGCAACGCCGGCACCGCCATTGAAGCCAAGTGCGAAAACGTCGCCATCGACGTGCTGGCCCTGGAACAGCTTGCTGATTTTGCTGAAAAGAATGTGTCCCTGACCATCGTCGGTCCGGAAGTACCATTGGTGGCCGGCGTCGTGGACCTGTTCCGCAGCCGTGGCCTGGACTGCTTTGGCCCGACCGCCGGCGCTGCACAGCTGGAAGGCTCCAAGGCGTTCACCAAGGATTTCCTGGCACGCCACAAGATTCCGACCGCCGACTACCAGAACTTCACCGAGATTGAGCCGGCCCTGGCTTACCTGCGTGAAAAAGGTGCACCGATCGTGATCAAGGCCGATGGCCTGGCCGCCGGTAAAGGCGTGATCGTTGCGATGACCCTGCAGGAAGCCGAAGACGCCGTGCGCGACATGCTCGCCGGCAACGCATTTGGTGACGCCGGTTCGCGCGTGGTCATCGAGGAATTCCTCGACGGCGAAGAAGCCAGCTTCATCGTGATGGTCGACGGCAAGAACGTCCTGCCGATGGCCACCAGCCAAGACCACAAACGCGTCGGCGACGGCGATAGCGGCCCGAACACCGGCGGCATGGGTGCTTACTCCCCTGCCCCGGTGGTCACCGCTGAAGTACACAAGCGCGTAATGGACCTGGTGATCTGGCCGACCGTGCGCGGCATGGCCGACGAAGGCAATGTGTACACCGGCTTCCTCTACGCCGGCCTGATGATCGACAAAGCCGGTAACCCGAAAGTCATCGAGTTCAACTGCCGCTTTGGCGATCCGGAAACCCAACCGGTGATGCTGCGCCTGCAATCGAGCCTGGTGCTGCTGGTGGAAGCTGCCCTGGCCCAAGCGCTGGACAAGGTTGAAGCGCAGTGGGATCCGCGTCCGAGCGTCGGCATTGTACTGGCGGCCGGCGGCTACCCTGCCGACTACGCCAAGGGCGATGTCATTGAAGGCCTGGACGCAGCTGCTACGCTGGAAGGCAAGGTGTTCCATGCAGGCACCGCGCTCAAGGATGGCAAAGTTGTAACCGCAGGTGGCCGTGTATTGTGCGCCACTGCAATGGGTGCCAGTGTCGACGCTGCGCAACAACAGGCGTACAAACTGGCCGCGAAGATCGACTGGAAAGGCTGCTTCTACCGCACAGACATCGGCTACCGCGCCATTGCCCGTGAACGTGGCGAGAACCAGTAA
- the purH gene encoding bifunctional phosphoribosylaminoimidazolecarboxamide formyltransferase/IMP cyclohydrolase translates to MTDQTTRLPIRRALISVSDKTGILEFARELEALGVEILSTGGTFKLLQDNGVAAVEVADYTGFAEMMDGRVKTLHPKIHGGILGRRGIDDAIMSEHGIKPIDLVAVNLYPFEATINKPGCDLPTAIENIDIGGPTMVRSAAKNHKDVAIVVNASDYANVLESLKAGGLTYAQRFDLMLKAFEHTAAYDGMIANYMGTVNQAAETLSTSGRSQFPRTFNSQFIKAQEMRYGENPHQSAAFYVEAKPAEVGIATATQLQGKELSYNNVADTDAALECVKSFVKPACVIVKHANPCGVAVSPDAEGGIRQAYELAYATDTESAFGGIIAFNRELDAETAKAIVERQFVEVIIAPSVSEEARAIVAAKANVRLLACGEWSADRAAAWDYKRVNGGLLVQSRDIGMIGSEDLKVVTKRAPTEQEINDLIFAWKVAKYVKSNAIVYAKNRQTIGVGAGQMSRVNSARIAAIKAEHAGLQVAGSVMASDAFFPFRDGLDNAAKAGVTAVIQPGGSMRDAEVIAAADEAGIAMVFTGMRHFRH, encoded by the coding sequence ATGACCGACCAGACCACCCGCCTGCCGATCCGCCGCGCCTTGATCAGTGTCTCCGACAAGACCGGGATCCTCGAATTTGCCCGGGAACTGGAAGCCCTTGGCGTGGAAATCCTCTCCACAGGCGGGACCTTCAAACTGCTGCAGGACAACGGCGTGGCCGCAGTAGAAGTCGCGGACTACACCGGTTTCGCAGAAATGATGGACGGTCGGGTCAAGACCCTGCACCCGAAAATCCACGGCGGTATCCTCGGCCGTCGCGGTATCGACGACGCCATCATGAGCGAGCACGGCATCAAGCCGATCGACCTGGTGGCCGTTAACCTCTACCCGTTCGAAGCCACCATCAACAAGCCAGGCTGCGACCTGCCGACCGCCATCGAAAACATCGATATCGGCGGCCCGACCATGGTTCGCTCGGCAGCCAAAAACCACAAAGACGTAGCCATCGTGGTGAACGCCAGCGACTACGCCAACGTGCTTGAAAGCCTGAAAGCCGGTGGCCTGACCTACGCCCAGCGCTTTGACCTGATGCTCAAGGCGTTCGAACACACTGCCGCCTATGACGGCATGATCGCCAACTACATGGGCACCGTGAACCAGGCCGCTGAAACCCTCTCGACCTCCGGTCGCAGCCAGTTCCCGCGCACCTTCAACAGCCAGTTCATCAAGGCCCAGGAAATGCGCTACGGCGAGAACCCGCACCAGAGCGCGGCGTTCTACGTGGAAGCCAAACCGGCCGAAGTCGGCATCGCCACCGCGACCCAGCTGCAAGGCAAAGAGCTGTCCTACAACAACGTGGCCGACACCGACGCCGCGCTGGAATGTGTGAAGAGCTTCGTCAAGCCAGCCTGCGTGATCGTCAAGCACGCCAACCCGTGCGGCGTGGCCGTGAGCCCGGACGCAGAAGGCGGCATCCGCCAGGCGTACGAACTGGCCTACGCCACCGACACCGAATCCGCGTTCGGCGGCATCATCGCCTTCAACCGTGAACTGGACGCCGAGACCGCCAAGGCGATCGTTGAGCGTCAGTTCGTTGAAGTGATCATCGCCCCAAGCGTGAGTGAAGAAGCCCGCGCCATCGTGGCCGCCAAAGCCAACGTGCGCCTGCTGGCCTGCGGCGAGTGGTCGGCTGACCGCGCAGCTGCCTGGGACTACAAGCGCGTCAACGGCGGCCTGCTGGTACAGAGCCGCGACATCGGCATGATCGGCAGCGAAGACCTCAAAGTCGTGACCAAGCGCGCGCCGACCGAGCAGGAAATCAACGACCTGATCTTCGCCTGGAAAGTCGCCAAGTACGTTAAATCCAACGCTATCGTCTACGCCAAGAACCGCCAGACCATCGGTGTCGGCGCCGGCCAGATGAGCCGCGTGAACTCGGCGCGTATCGCCGCGATCAAGGCGGAACACGCCGGGTTGCAGGTCGCCGGTTCGGTGATGGCGTCCGATGCGTTCTTCCCGTTCCGTGACGGCCTGGACAATGCCGCGAAAGCCGGTGTGACCGCCGTGATCCAGCCGGGCGGTTCGATGCGTGATGCTGAAGTGATCGCGGCAGCCGACGAAGCCGGCATTGCCATGGTCTTCACCGGCATGCGCCACTTCCGCCACTGA
- the fis gene encoding DNA-binding transcriptional regulator Fis — MTMMTETLVSGTTPVSDNVNLKQHLNTPSEEGQTLRGSVEKALHNYFAHLEGASVTDVYNLVLSEVEAPLLESVMNYVKGNQTKASELLGLNRGTLRKKLKQYDLL; from the coding sequence ATGACGATGATGACCGAGACTTTAGTGAGTGGAACAACACCCGTGAGCGACAACGTCAATTTGAAACAGCACCTCAACACGCCGAGCGAAGAAGGCCAGACCCTTCGCGGGAGTGTCGAGAAGGCGCTGCACAATTATTTCGCCCACCTTGAGGGCGCTTCCGTCACGGACGTGTACAACCTGGTGCTCTCCGAAGTCGAGGCGCCCTTGCTCGAAAGCGTGATGAACTACGTCAAGGGCAACCAGACCAAAGCCAGTGAGCTGCTGGGCCTCAACCGTGGCACCTTGCGCAAAAAGCTCAAGCAGTACGATTTGCTGTAA
- the dusB gene encoding tRNA dihydrouridine synthase DusB produces MSAVRIGPYTLQNGLILAPMAGVTDQPFRQLCKRLGAGLVVSEMVTSDMSLWNTRKSRMRMIHEGDPEPRSVQIAGGDAQMLADAARANVELGAQIIDINMGCPAKKVCNKAAGSALLKDEQLVAEILQAVVAAVDVPVTLKIRTGWDRDNKNGLTVAKIAEQAGITALAVHGRTRADLYTGEAEYDTIAAIKQAVSMPVFANGDIDSAEKARRVLHATGADGLLIGRAAQGRPWIFREIEHFLRTGEVLPAPELIEVERILLEHLAALHAFYGDVMGVRIARKHVGWYLATLPGAREFRAHFNRLDDTEAQCANVREFFSERYKSLGTGDGEGVAA; encoded by the coding sequence ATGTCGGCGGTACGCATCGGCCCATACACATTGCAAAACGGCTTGATCCTCGCCCCGATGGCGGGCGTCACCGACCAGCCCTTTCGTCAGCTGTGCAAGCGTTTGGGCGCGGGTCTAGTAGTCTCTGAAATGGTCACCAGCGACATGAGCTTGTGGAACACCCGCAAATCGCGGATGCGCATGATCCACGAAGGTGATCCCGAGCCCCGCTCGGTACAGATCGCCGGTGGTGATGCACAGATGCTGGCGGATGCGGCCCGGGCCAACGTGGAGTTGGGCGCACAGATCATCGACATCAACATGGGCTGCCCGGCCAAGAAGGTCTGCAACAAGGCCGCCGGTTCCGCGCTGTTGAAAGATGAGCAATTGGTAGCCGAGATCCTGCAGGCCGTTGTCGCCGCAGTCGATGTGCCGGTCACCCTGAAGATTCGTACCGGCTGGGACCGGGACAACAAGAACGGCCTGACGGTTGCGAAGATCGCCGAACAGGCAGGAATTACAGCGCTGGCGGTGCATGGCCGCACCCGCGCCGACCTTTACACCGGTGAAGCCGAGTACGACACCATTGCCGCGATCAAGCAGGCGGTGTCGATGCCGGTCTTTGCCAATGGCGACATCGACTCAGCCGAGAAAGCCCGGCGCGTGCTGCACGCAACCGGCGCCGATGGCTTGTTGATTGGCCGGGCCGCTCAAGGGCGACCGTGGATTTTTCGTGAGATCGAGCATTTTCTGCGTACCGGCGAAGTCTTGCCGGCACCGGAGTTGATCGAGGTGGAACGTATTCTGCTAGAGCATCTGGCCGCCCTGCACGCCTTCTATGGGGACGTGATGGGAGTACGCATTGCTCGCAAGCATGTCGGCTGGTATCTCGCAACCTTGCCGGGCGCCAGGGAGTTTCGCGCCCACTTCAATCGTTTGGATGATACGGAAGCACAGTGCGCCAACGTTCGTGAGTTTTTCAGCGAGCGTTACAAGAGCCTGGGGACAGGGGACGGAGAGGGGGTGGCCGCATGA
- a CDS encoding DUF3426 domain-containing protein: MTDSFVTQCPHCQARFRVSHAQLNVARGVVRCGSCLQVFNAVRQLLEQRANASAPAAQKPAGAEEAIEPIVEAPRAISQKQWTAEELDLDNLDLDEELAKLERREIQHTQPMSAERRQANADRRQPEDALSASRVSVKAEEEKWAASLFSEPPEERAQAAQDEPEPPKAPATKQRTEPSMSFHTGDIDEEPPLRSAPDDDDDDLDPPLTPVTEPLDEPEPQVPPKPRRKRPRPEASIHDDVLQDLEDDPLHLYAQKRPPSWGRRLIWIILVLLAAAGLAGQYIAYQFDDLARQDAYRPWFQQLCPTLGCTVPSRVDIAHIKSSNLVVRSNPEFAGALVVDAIIYNRATFTQPFPLLELRFADLNGSLIASRRFKPAEYLSGELAGVSEMPSQTPIHISLDILDPGSKAVNYSLSFHSPE; encoded by the coding sequence ATGACCGACAGTTTCGTCACCCAGTGCCCACATTGCCAAGCGCGCTTTCGCGTCAGCCATGCTCAATTGAACGTGGCCCGTGGCGTTGTGCGCTGCGGCTCATGCCTGCAGGTGTTCAACGCGGTGCGCCAACTGCTGGAGCAGCGCGCCAACGCATCGGCGCCAGCTGCGCAAAAGCCGGCCGGCGCTGAAGAAGCAATTGAACCCATTGTTGAGGCGCCACGCGCTATCAGCCAGAAACAGTGGACCGCCGAAGAGCTGGACCTGGACAACCTGGACCTGGACGAAGAGCTGGCCAAACTTGAGCGCCGCGAGATTCAGCACACTCAGCCGATGAGTGCGGAGCGCCGCCAGGCGAACGCTGACCGTCGGCAACCGGAGGACGCCCTTAGTGCCAGTCGCGTCAGCGTCAAGGCCGAGGAAGAAAAATGGGCCGCCAGCCTGTTCAGCGAACCGCCTGAGGAACGCGCCCAAGCAGCGCAAGACGAACCTGAACCGCCCAAGGCGCCTGCGACCAAGCAGCGCACCGAGCCGTCCATGTCGTTTCACACCGGCGATATCGACGAAGAGCCACCACTGCGCTCAGCCCCTGACGATGACGACGACGATCTCGACCCGCCGCTCACGCCCGTGACCGAGCCCCTGGACGAGCCGGAACCGCAAGTCCCCCCTAAACCCCGTCGCAAGCGCCCGCGCCCCGAAGCCAGCATTCACGATGACGTGCTCCAGGACCTGGAAGACGACCCGCTGCATCTTTACGCGCAAAAACGCCCGCCAAGCTGGGGCCGCCGCCTTATCTGGATAATCCTGGTCTTATTGGCCGCTGCCGGCCTCGCAGGCCAGTACATCGCCTACCAATTCGACGACCTGGCCCGCCAGGACGCCTATCGACCGTGGTTCCAGCAGCTGTGTCCAACCCTGGGCTGCACCGTGCCATCACGGGTCGATATCGCCCACATCAAGAGCAGCAACCTGGTGGTACGCAGCAACCCGGAGTTCGCCGGGGCGCTGGTGGTGGACGCGATCATTTATAACCGTGCAACGTTCACCCAGCCGTTCCCGCTGCTGGAGCTGCGCTTTGCCGACTTGAACGGCAGCCTGATTGCCAGTCGTCGCTTCAAACCGGCCGAATACCTCAGCGGCGAGCTGGCCGGGGTGAGCGAAATGCCTTCGCAGACACCGATCCATATCTCCCTGGACATCCTCGACCCAGGTAGCAAAGCCGTGAATTACAGCCTGAGCTTTCACTCGCCCGAGTGA
- the prmA gene encoding 50S ribosomal protein L11 methyltransferase, with amino-acid sequence MPWLQVRLAISPEQAETYEDAFLEVGAVSVTFMDAEDQPIFEPELNTTPLWSHTHLLALFEDGTDAAAVLAHMELLTGSPLPEHHSEVIEDQDWERSWMDNFQPMRFGQRLWIVPSWHAAPEPDAVNLLLDPGLAFGTGTHPTTALCLEWLDGQDLTDCNVLDFGCGSGILAIAALLLGAKEAVGTDIDVQALEASRDNAGRNNIPEGKFPLYLPEQLPQVQADVLVANILAGPLVSLAPQLSSLVKSGGRLALSGILAEQGEDVAAAYAKDFELDPIANRDGWVRISGRRR; translated from the coding sequence ATGCCTTGGCTGCAAGTCCGTCTCGCCATCAGCCCAGAACAAGCCGAAACCTACGAAGACGCTTTCCTCGAAGTGGGCGCTGTCTCGGTGACGTTCATGGACGCCGAAGACCAACCGATCTTCGAACCGGAACTCAACACCACCCCGCTGTGGTCTCACACCCACCTGCTGGCCCTGTTCGAAGACGGCACCGATGCCGCCGCCGTGCTGGCCCATATGGAACTGCTCACCGGCAGCCCGCTGCCCGAGCACCACAGCGAAGTGATCGAAGACCAGGACTGGGAACGCAGCTGGATGGACAACTTCCAACCAATGCGTTTCGGCCAGCGCCTGTGGATCGTGCCAAGCTGGCACGCCGCGCCTGAGCCGGATGCCGTCAACCTGCTGCTCGACCCGGGCCTGGCGTTCGGCACCGGCACCCACCCCACCACCGCGCTGTGCCTGGAATGGCTGGACGGCCAGGACCTGACCGACTGCAACGTGCTGGACTTCGGCTGCGGCTCGGGGATCCTGGCGATTGCCGCCCTGCTGCTGGGCGCCAAGGAAGCCGTCGGCACCGACATCGACGTGCAAGCGCTGGAAGCCTCCCGCGATAACGCCGGGCGCAACAACATTCCTGAAGGCAAATTCCCACTGTACCTGCCGGAGCAATTGCCCCAGGTGCAGGCTGATGTGCTGGTTGCCAATATCCTCGCCGGGCCGCTGGTTTCTTTGGCGCCGCAACTGTCGAGCCTGGTCAAGTCGGGCGGCCGCCTGGCACTGTCGGGCATCCTCGCCGAGCAAGGTGAAGACGTGGCGGCGGCCTACGCCAAGGATTTCGAGCTGGACCCGATCGCCAACCGCGATGGCTGGGTACGCATCAGTGGTCGTCGGCGCTAG
- the accC gene encoding acetyl-CoA carboxylase biotin carboxylase subunit, with amino-acid sequence MLKPAKKLQKVLIANRGEIALRILRACKEEGIKTVAVYSTADTELMHVKLADESICIGPPLATNSYLKVSNIIAAAEVTGADGIHPGYGFLAENADFAEQVEKSGFAFIGPKAETIRLMGDKVSAKDAMIGAGVPTVPGSDGPLPEDEETALRIGREVGYPVIIKAAGGGGGRGMRVVHKEEELIEAAKQTRSEAAAWFGNPMVYLEKYLTNPRHVEVQVLSDGQGHAIHLGDRDCSLQRRHQKVLEEAPAPGLDETARQEVLARCVKACIDINYRGAGTFEFLYENGRFYFIEMNTRVQVEHPVSEMVTGIDIVKEMLSIAAGNVLSFTQDDVKIHGHSLECRINAEDPKTFIPSPGLVKHFHAPGGNGVRVDSHLYSGYKVPSNYDSLIGKLITWGATRDEAMARMRNALDEIVVDGIKTNIPLHRDLVRDEGFCEGGVNIHYLEHKLAN; translated from the coding sequence ATGTTGAAACCTGCGAAGAAACTGCAAAAAGTCCTGATCGCCAACCGCGGCGAGATCGCGCTGCGGATCCTGCGCGCCTGTAAGGAAGAGGGCATCAAGACCGTCGCTGTTTACTCGACGGCCGATACCGAACTGATGCACGTGAAACTGGCGGACGAGAGCATCTGCATCGGCCCGCCACTGGCGACCAACTCGTACCTGAAAGTCTCCAACATCATCGCGGCCGCTGAAGTGACCGGTGCTGATGGCATTCACCCAGGCTACGGCTTCCTTGCGGAAAACGCCGATTTCGCCGAACAGGTGGAAAAATCCGGGTTCGCCTTCATCGGCCCGAAAGCCGAAACCATTCGCCTGATGGGCGACAAGGTATCGGCCAAGGACGCGATGATCGGAGCCGGCGTGCCAACCGTTCCAGGTTCCGACGGCCCGCTGCCTGAAGACGAGGAAACCGCTCTGCGCATTGGTCGCGAAGTCGGCTACCCGGTGATCATCAAGGCCGCCGGTGGCGGTGGTGGTCGTGGCATGCGTGTGGTGCACAAGGAAGAAGAGCTGATCGAAGCCGCCAAGCAGACCCGCTCCGAAGCGGCTGCCTGGTTCGGCAACCCGATGGTCTACCTGGAAAAGTACCTGACCAACCCACGTCACGTGGAAGTGCAGGTGCTGTCCGACGGCCAGGGCCACGCCATCCACCTGGGCGACCGCGATTGCTCGCTGCAACGTCGTCACCAGAAGGTACTGGAAGAAGCACCGGCACCAGGCCTGGATGAAACCGCGCGCCAGGAAGTGCTGGCTCGCTGCGTCAAGGCGTGCATCGACATCAACTACCGTGGCGCCGGTACGTTCGAGTTCCTCTACGAGAACGGCCGTTTCTACTTCATCGAGATGAACACTCGTGTGCAAGTAGAGCACCCGGTATCCGAGATGGTCACCGGTATCGACATCGTCAAGGAGATGCTCAGCATCGCCGCCGGCAATGTGCTGTCCTTCACCCAGGACGACGTGAAGATCCACGGCCACTCCCTGGAGTGCCGGATCAACGCCGAAGACCCGAAAACCTTTATCCCAAGCCCTGGCCTGGTCAAGCATTTCCACGCGCCCGGCGGCAACGGCGTACGTGTGGATTCGCACCTGTACAGCGGCTACAAGGTTCCGTCCAACTACGACTCGTTGATCGGCAAGCTGATCACCTGGGGCGCCACCCGCGACGAGGCCATGGCCCGTATGCGTAACGCCCTGGACGAAATCGTGGTTGACGGCATCAAGACCAACATCCCGCTGCACCGGGATCTGGTTCGCGATGAAGGCTTCTGCGAAGGTGGTGTGAACATTCACTACCTGGAACACAAGTTGGCCAACTAG
- the accB gene encoding acetyl-CoA carboxylase biotin carboxyl carrier protein has translation MDIRKVKKLIELLEESGIDELEIKEGEESVRISRHSKTPAQQFYAPQMQAPAPAAAAPAAALAAAAAPAAPAAPALNGFVVKSPMVGTFYRTPAPTSPAFVEVGKTVKVGDTICIVEAMKMMNHITAEKAGVIESILVENGQPVEYDQPLFTIV, from the coding sequence ATGGATATCCGTAAAGTTAAGAAACTGATCGAACTGCTGGAAGAATCCGGTATCGACGAGCTGGAAATCAAGGAAGGCGAAGAGTCCGTACGGATCAGCCGTCACAGCAAAACCCCAGCCCAACAGTTCTACGCACCGCAAATGCAAGCACCGGCTCCAGCCGCTGCTGCTCCGGCCGCCGCACTTGCTGCTGCCGCAGCGCCTGCAGCACCGGCTGCGCCTGCACTGAACGGCTTCGTGGTCAAGTCGCCAATGGTCGGTACGTTCTACCGCACCCCGGCACCGACCTCGCCAGCCTTCGTTGAAGTCGGCAAGACTGTGAAAGTGGGCGACACCATCTGCATCGTTGAAGCGATGAAGATGATGAACCACATCACCGCTGAAAAAGCCGGCGTCATCGAATCCATCCTGGTAGAAAACGGTCAGCCGGTTGAGTACGACCAGCCGCTGTTCACCATCGTTTGA
- the aroQ gene encoding type II 3-dehydroquinate dehydratase, whose amino-acid sequence MATLLVLHGPNLNLLGTREPGVYGAVTLDQINLDLERRAREAGHHLLYLQSNAEYELIDRIHAARSEGVDFILINPAAFTHTSVALRDALLAVSIPFIEVHLSNVHKREPFRHHSYFSDVAVGVICGLGASGYRLALEAALEQLEQPAKRP is encoded by the coding sequence ATGGCGACCTTACTGGTTCTTCACGGACCCAACCTGAACCTGCTCGGCACCCGTGAACCGGGCGTCTACGGGGCAGTCACCCTCGATCAGATCAACCTCGATCTGGAACGACGGGCACGTGAAGCCGGCCACCATTTGCTCTACCTGCAAAGTAATGCCGAGTACGAATTGATTGATCGCATCCATGCCGCGCGCAGCGAAGGCGTGGACTTTATTCTGATCAATCCCGCCGCTTTTACGCACACGAGTGTTGCATTACGTGACGCGCTGCTGGCGGTGAGCATCCCATTTATCGAAGTGCATTTGTCGAACGTGCACAAACGCGAACCTTTCCGCCATCACTCTTACTTCTCCGACGTAGCGGTAGGAGTGATCTGCGGCCTTGGCGCCAGCGGTTACCGACTGGCCCTGGAGGCCGCCCTGGAACAGCTTGAACAACCGGCCAAGCGCCCCTGA
- a CDS encoding methyl-accepting chemotaxis protein, with protein MIEKLAEESATIGGVLTVIRAIADQTNLLALNAAIEAARAGEAGRGFAVVADEVRSLAQRTAGATAEIQSLIAGLQTAAHQSVQGMRAQVEHAEATAQQAQAADGALDEIVGAIQTISDTAVRIADVTAQQSGAVSEIRDNSERIHQLGEDNLLRIGQGRRQGEHLLVLGGQLNTAVQAFRV; from the coding sequence ATGATCGAAAAACTCGCCGAGGAATCCGCCACCATCGGCGGCGTGCTGACGGTGATTCGCGCGATTGCCGACCAGACCAACCTGCTCGCGCTGAACGCCGCCATCGAAGCCGCACGTGCCGGTGAAGCCGGGCGCGGGTTTGCGGTGGTCGCCGATGAGGTGCGTTCGCTGGCCCAACGCACCGCCGGCGCCACCGCTGAAATCCAGAGCCTGATCGCCGGCCTGCAAACCGCCGCCCACCAATCGGTGCAAGGCATGCGCGCGCAGGTCGAGCACGCCGAAGCTACCGCCCAGCAAGCCCAGGCGGCCGACGGTGCCTTGGATGAAATTGTCGGCGCGATCCAGACGATTTCCGACACGGCAGTGCGCATCGCCGATGTGACCGCGCAGCAGAGTGGCGCCGTCAGTGAGATTCGCGACAACAGCGAGCGGATTCACCAGTTGGGTGAGGATAATTTGCTGCGTATTGGCCAGGGCCGTCGCCAGGGAGAGCATCTGTTGGTGCTGGGTGGGCAGCTTAATACGGCGGTGCAGGCGTTCCGGGTTTGA